A single region of the Populus nigra chromosome 2, ddPopNigr1.1, whole genome shotgun sequence genome encodes:
- the LOC133682918 gene encoding glucan endo-1,3-beta-glucosidase 7-like — translation MVLPYTVAFLLLSSLQTVKIASSQSFIGINYGQVADNLPPPSSTAKLLQSTSIQKVRLYGSDTTIIKALANTGIGIVVGTANGDIPGLASDLNFAKSWINTNVLPFYPASNIILITVGNEVMTSNDQNLLNKLLPAMQNVQNALNDSSLGGKIKVSTVHSMGVLKQSEPPSSGSFDPSYGDLMKGLLEFNSANGSPFAINPYPYYAYRSDTRPETLAFCLFQPNAGRTDGNTKIKYMNMFDAQVDAVYSALNSMGFKNVEIVVAETGWPFKGDNNDVGPSIENAKAYNGNLIAHLRSMVGTPLMPGKSVDTYFFAFHDEDLKPGPGSERSFGLFKTDLTMVYDVGLSTSSQVRTKFTCISLVFRVFNSQVFYS, via the exons ATGGTGCTTCCTTATACTGTTGCTTTCCTACTCCTTTCCTCCTTACAGACTGTAAAAATCGCAA GCTCGCAATCATTCATCGGTATAAACTATGGCCAAGTTGCGGACAACCTTCCACCACCATCATCCACCGCAAAGCTTCTTCAATCCACTTCAATCCAAAAGGTCCGATTATATGGATCGGATACCACCATAATCAAAGCCTTAGCCAACACCGGGATTGGAATTGTTGTCGGCACTGCAAATGGTGACATTCCAGGACTGGCCTCTGATCTCAATTTTGCCAAGAGCTGGATCAACACGAACGTGCTTCCCTTCTATCCAGCTAGCAATATCATCCTCATCACTGTTGGCAACGAGGTCATGACTTCCAATGACCAGAATCTCCTGAACAAGCTCTTACCAGCAATGCAAAATGTACAGAATGCTCTAAATGATTCATCGCTCGGGGGTAAAATTAAGGTCTCCACAGTTCATTCGATGGGAGTGCTTAAGCAGTCTGAGCCACCTTCTTCTGGAAGCTTTGATCCAAGTTATGGGGATCTGATGAAGGGCTTGTTGGAGTTTAATAGTGCGAATGGTTCGCCTTTTGCAATCAATCCCTACCCTTACTATGCCTACAGAAGCGATACAAGGCCTGAGACTCTTGCTTTTTGCCTTTTCCAGCCGAATGCAGGACGAACGGATGGAAACACTAAGATCAAGTACATGAACATGTTCGATGCTCAG GTGGATGCAGTTTATTCTGCACTGAATTCTATGGGATTTAAGAATGTTGAGATTGTGGTGGCTGAGACTGGATGGCCATTTAAAGGAGATAACAACGACGTAGGGCCAAGCATTGAGAATGCCAAGGCTTACAATGGCAATTTGATTGCACACCTTCGATCGATGGTGGGCACTCCACTCATGCCAGGAAAATCAGTGGATACATACTTCTTTGCTTTTCATGACGAAGACTTGAAACCTGGACCTGGTTCTGAGCGATCATTTGGACTTTTCAAGACTGATCTCACCATGGTTTATGATGTTGGACTCTCTACAAGTAGCCAGGTAAGAACAAAATTTACGTGCATTTCATTGGTATTTCGAGTTTTCAACAGCCAAGTGTTCTATTCCTGA